One window of Athalia rosae chromosome 2, iyAthRosa1.1, whole genome shotgun sequence genomic DNA carries:
- the LOC105684635 gene encoding protein bark beetle isoform X1, protein MFVSHVLVIFACLCSARNLRAQQFSDSTDPTIYYTEPQNNDNNRVTADYGISGFTELPGGRITRGERLLEKSRSPYIVREDLFVERDGSLVIEAGVEIRFAPMIGITVRGVINAQGAPEHPIVLTTAEEPSSRPEPRSIRLVDGPSPLEGRLQLLHQGEWRSVCTNSRNWTRADLETACRELGLQGGRWRGWLDRQWPARPRLLYEQPGCRGTESSLQSCDLWSYRQLGAGVCDYHPDLAISCLPRHDGGTQAVKHWRGLRFEGSLYDTPLIQENTMYIYRSKSILRHVDVKYAGTGREYNTTSAIHVEGVPPRMESVSVLHSAFNGVNVTSPNAPIVMTNCTVRNNKGYGIYVNSSSGLALVENSVVLDNGADGIKYVHHDEKPTEKLDRTDNHDLCQLPGTTSQTFPIIIFMEQRRFKLNSEVCTKHIYTRPGHVLTIHFLQMAAERNDTATIEIYDGSSGGERLLASVNVRNGTLPQSVTTTRHNLYIKFTAEARSPMIAFVRLSSGYKKTYDLNVTGSTIADNNGRGIGVEKIRSGLHIHDTSVSNNNHVAGVHVVGAAADINVTDSRISFNNGDGVNVTVYGGNRNISRTSISSNRGYGFAVWLNDSSHSEYISFNQTTVVEYSEVFKNRDVGVLVGNSTGDSYVNITGNWFNGSLEVAVQVESSWRHDGNLLKLQIGHNVFVQNSKLGIRLSPALNIDGCIEYNHFREHSYGGILVRNPLYEEFDTLPATLAIQYNEFYNNRGVFVVSIGLSPYSDVQRLVFTRNFVRDNRIREPLDNGDTQGMRLIPRSKVAAAVVVSSGNVDVFRNILHNPESLYEIGSQLGDQSKVINCTYNWLGFAEEQKIVERLFHRKDRYNLAKIEYLPYLLHSSNPGANTIISNPTFVPQFHTPGTNLVGGEVDGQESLSAGEYVVVRDINVRPGGKLTLRPGVTLRFPPAVGMMVAGKLDARGKGPSDILFTLKEEIVNEVDNETDIENLTEMVMLDPIDTGPPVRLLGGRTNLEGRLQVRIGERWGTVCNYGWTIRDAALVCHQLGLALDPDNWNMERSEIPGAGTNEDIILSNVRCTEDDIDITQCRAETANEFENSCTHENDVGVICSEAAWAGLRFSPLAQRSDLQYITIERAGLLDFTTNALKPALQIDFARHSMDGIKVVENLQDGLGILYSDIYSADAVNTVRNSDFSNNRGSGISFKQLGLKVSNSRLENNRIAGIRHNPALSAVQQREFAGWFDRSPDMTVDTPYNPIVIPQDSGDIELANGETKYVVTAKGGGENLERLINIQCTPGYVIGIQLLNPIHNRSSEQIILHDSQHLDHQGNIWHVERDLTVFPVTSSSFKVIMQYKSGRNSLGGTVIVLTALIAPIQDIRNRIVQGPIPTLLVANTKIKGNNQGIMASYYNRYLDEIGDHFLRKANETIKLINCEISHNREQAIYVVAPHWNVFESNVSEISFHVNNTLITDNGKGILQFSRDLRHSNNLFHWLLQDNTIERNRAGGFDVTLPYVWKYNENFTHSLYFGNNTWRDNEQFGFIVDGHFANLNMTQNVFDNNRCKTGLMSIRGMEKRIEIDNNRIERNSGTYMVEFKADSQSEILGEVHARFFLNEVKRNHYESMTRGFHQMYNTPTYVVGFHGIQKVRVFRNLFGDNTLDYELLAGIKTAKINNEVDVRENWWGTADFGQIRQRIFDFDDWNDHAVANFRPYLTEDTVDSSISVSWEQPISIDLDNLGGRLTETLSLYPREKPYVIRTDITIMPDATLNIYPDVVMEFAPNIGILALGTLKAVGSRGHEIIMRPLSTENPNPEASAKRSLRNIPPLDNIRLCKEGNCTSATHEGFLEYFNHTTLQWIPICDSRFTERNAQVACRQLGYDPLNVFVTSDRRYELHQGSLTRIWSWPEPLQCAGNEERIEDCQIRLNGQLFGHRYECPWDGHFVFVNCGERNLDISRDYWGGIRIANGEFEHHLYEHRIHDVVTHGTVRRIESVLKYVNITGAGILHNEKSAAIQSIMKSPEVTHVSIGQSAYHGINVISPTHTIELLFNGIDNVLGNGVNVLSLTGEGREGDESSFAPIKALNIPYHLFSMIDICDTTKEITIEERVLVYYKYDNNPVNCVKIFRSAYRAKPFGFRFLQFNLFNSTGKPGRADGITLYDGDIYNVTAREIGHLEVDTVHEKQLFRTTGPSLSVRLFANGASGVHGFIAEIVTLPISAIGFNRDVQHNISYSMISNCREEAVRYASAGEVNAIMTLERNQIINNCAKLYGNITTCKAAVTLDVRNTQSIYFRNNLVRGNQGGVLIRAASHGFATSLKGWVHNNLFTDNVNKPTLYVEGRQSSPYQEVTIFRNYFTRNIVPYENNIVLKQVVSNMTLNYLHGNLGMHLLEISGFEKVRLPIYQSTAHNGFYKNLAVDRESRSTIIAGTPGQQYVDNAFFNPDNDYEMSTMNRSRLIDEEWYQNQLEMWTSHVDARHNWWGYNETLAVGGRIKDREDSPDLLQVDYQPFHMSNKSVLTGKCPPAWELVGDTCYIYIGAPMDFYSARDFCRLANASMPFIMGEYIELWKFLRKQQTRFDYSERVWVQQLEKVDQCTMFTYQTIEIDNCMQPNTFICEIDPRVYIDPLSWRKDIVAIGVLSAAGIALGLLAAAVALWVSKSKRRRVERLERRNSIRQSLHSLRSVGSTSGFAELGYRRKPISRPKREKRVVLVPPMHQTKQSTDTLNSRSLDYKKMMNSGSIDSMDKSQLNSSMEDNQSYDVYEAHNPRYSPGARTGVDFKGSSLKKYNQTGRPIDPGFDLSYRNEGFRNHSTFAARDDNNGWPSEGNVGAATGTPAESPTEPMNELSYLNNTSTLPLNSSLTTTDSITDMKRELEVTSAYSPTVDYPSGMAYDIEPLTPGSEPVPEYFTPPPPHPYYYNEERPRSEALLDANLDQAEDKPLRSKSEALLETNFDVFTPTEPTELTQLSLASRSKSQPLETAM, encoded by the exons TTCCTGCCTTCCACGTCACGACGGTGGCACCCAAGCCGTCAAACATTGGCGCGGTCTCAGATTCGAGGGCAGTCTTTACGACACGCCGCTTATCCAAGAAAACACCATGTACATCTACAGATCGAAATCCATCCTTCGACACGTCGACGTCAA ATACGCTGGTACGGGGCGAGAATACAACACAACGTCCGCGATTCACGTCGAAGGTGTTCCGCCGCGTATGGAGTCGGTGTCGGTTCTTCATTCGGCGTTCAACGGAGTGAACGTCACCTCGCCAAACGCGCCGATCGTCATGACCAATTGCACCGTGCGAAACAACAAGG GATACGGGATTTACGTGAACAGCTCCAGCGGTCTCGCCCTCGTGGAGAACTCCGTGGTACTCGACAACGGCGCCGACGGGATAAAGTACGTCCACCACGACGAGAAACCCACGGAGAAGTTGGACAGAACGGACAATCACGATCTATGTCAACTCCCCGGAACTACCAGTCAAACCTTTcccataattattttcatggaACAACGACGGTTCAAATTGAATTCGGAAGTCTGTACCAAA CATATTTACACGAGACCCGGTCACGTACTGACCATTCACTTTCTGCAAATGGCGGCGGAACGGAACGACACAGCAACCATCGAGATCTACGACGGATCCAGCGGCGGGGAAAGACTCCTGGCAAGTGTGAACGTTAGAAACGGAACGTTGCCTCAGAGCGTCACGACGACTCGTCACAATCTGTACATCAAATTTACCGCGGAGGCGCGTTCGCCGATGATCGCCTTCGTCAGACTTTCGTCCGGCTACA AAAAAACCTACGATTTGAACGTAACCGGGAGCACGATAGCTGACAACAACGGGCGTGGGATCGGGGTGGAGAAGATTCGCTCGGGTCTGCATATCCACGATACTTCGGTGTCGAACAACAATCACGTGGCGGGGGTCCACGTCGTCGGGGCAGCGGCTGACATAAACGTAACGGACAGCCGCATATCGTTCAACAACGGGGACGGGGTGAACGTCACCGTTTACGGTGGTAACAGGAACATTTCCCGAACGAGCATCTCTTCTAACCGAGGGTACGGCTTCGCCGTCTGGCTCAACGACAGCTCGCACTCGGAGTACATTTCTTTCAACCAAACCACCGTAGTGGAGTACTCCGAGGTGTTCAAAAACAGGGACGTAGGCGTATTGGTGGGAAATTCAACGGGCGATTCGTACGTCAATATAACGGGGAACTGGTTCAACGGTAGCTTGGAGGTGGCGGTTCAGGTTGAGTCGAGCTGGAGGCACGACGGAAATCTACTCAAGCTACAAATCGGCCATAACGTGTTCGTGCAAAATTCCAAGCTCGGCATAAGACTGAGCCCAGCTCTGAACATCGATGGGTGTATAGAGTACAATCATTTTCGAGAACATTCGTACGGCGGTATACTTGTGCGAAATCCACTTTACGAGGAGTTCGACACGCTACCCGCGACACTGGCTATTCAGTACAACGAATTTTACAACAATCGCGGTGTATTTGTAGTCAGTATCGGACTTTCGCCCTACAGCGATGTCCAGAGGCTGGTATTCACGAGGAATTTCGTGAGAGATAATCGAATTCGCGAACCGCTCGATAACGGGGATACACAGGGAATGAGATTGATACCGAGGTCGAAAGTAGCGGCCGCCGTAGTCGTTTCGTCTGGGAACGTTGATGTGTTCAGGAATATTCTTCACAATCCCGAATCACTTTACGAGATTGGCTCTCAATTGGGCGACCAGAGCAAAGTTATCAACTGTACGTACAATTGGCTTGGATTTGCCGAAGAGCAGAAAATAGTCGAACGATTATTTCACAG GAAGGACAGGTACAATTTGGCAAAAATTGAGTACCTGCCATACCTACTTCACAGCAGTAACCCAGGTGCGAACACGATAATATCGAATCCCACCTTTGTTCCTCAATTTCACACTCCGGGTACAAATTTGGTCGGCGGTGAGGTGGATGGTCAGGAGAGTTTGAGCGCCGGAGAGTACGTAGTCGTGCGAGATATAAACGTCAGACCCGGTGGTAAACTGACTCTACGGCCAGGAGTTACGCTTCGATTTCCACCCGCTGTTGGAATGATGGTAGCCGGAAAGCTGGACGCGAGGGGCAAGGGTCCGAGCGATATCCTGTTCACCCTGAAAGAGGAAATCGTTAACGAGGTCGACAATGAAACCGACATCGAGAATCTCACCGAAATGGTGATGCTGGACCCGATTGACACGGGCCCGCCCGTCAGACTCCTCGGGGGCCGGACAAATCTTGAAGGCAGATTGCAG GTCCGCATAGGAGAGCGGTGGGGGACGGTGTGTAATTACGGATGGACGATCCGGGATGCCGCGTTGGTTTGTCACCAGTTGGGCTTGGCGTTGGATCCGGACAATTGGAACATGGAACGATCGGAGATCCCCGGTGCCGGTACCAACGAGGATATAATTCTGAGCAACGTTCGATGCACGGAAGACGATATCGACATTACTCAATGTCGGGCGGAGACGGCGaacgaattcgaaaattcctgCACTCATGAAAATGACGTCGGTGTCATTTGCTCGGAGGCTGCCTGGGCTGGTCTCAGGTTCAGCCCTTTGGCCCAGAGAAGCGACCTCCAGTACATAACCATAGAACGAGCTGGTTTACTCGATTTTACTACCAACGCGTTGAAACCCG CGCTGCAAATTGATTTTGCCAGACATTCGATGGATGGCATAAAGGTTGTGGAAAATCTGCAGGACGGACTTGGGATTTTGTACTCCGACATTTATTCTGCTGACGCAGTGAATACCGTCAGGAACAGCGATTTCTCGAATAATCGCGGCAGCGGAATCAGTTTCAAACAGCTCGGtttgaaagtttcaaattccagATTAGAAAACAACAGAATAGCAGGTATCAGGCACAACCCTGCCCTATCCGCGGTACAGCAAAGAGAATTCGCTGGGTGGTTCGATCGCTCGCCAGACATGACCGTCGACACCCCTTACAATCCCATCGTCATACCCCAAGACAGTGGTGACATAGAATTGGCCAATGGTGAAACGAAGTACGTCGTCACCGCCAAGGGAGGCGGGGAGAATCTCGAACGTTTGATAAACATTCAGTGTACACCGGGCTACGTAATCGGTATCCAGCTGTTGAATCCCATCCACAATCGTAGCTCGGAGCAGATAATCCTCCACGACTCTCAGCATTTGGACCATCAAGGCAACATTTGGCACGTCGAGAGGGATCTCACCGTCTTTCCGGTTACCTCAAGTTCGTTCAAAGTTATCATGCAATATAAGAGTGGCCGTAATTCCCTCGGTGGCACGGTCATTGTACTCACAGCACTCATAGCTCCCATTCAG GATATTCGTAATCGAATCGTTCAGGGGCCCATCCCAACGCTGCTCGTTGCGAACACAAAAATCAAAGGCAACAATCAGGGTATCATGGCGTCCTATTACAACCGTTACCTGGATGAGATCGGCGATCATTTTTTGCGAAAAGCAAATGAaacgataaaattgatcaattgcgAGATATCCCACAACAGGGAACAGGCGATCTACGTAGTGGCGCCTCATTGGAACGTATTCGAGTCAAACGTATCGGAGATTTCGTTCCACGTGAATAATACACTGATCACCGACAATGGGAAAGGGATATTGCAATTCAGCCGTGATTTGAGGCATTCGAACAACCTGTTCCACTGGCTCCTACAGGACAACACCATCGAGAGGAACCGTGCCGGTGGATTCGATGTTACGCTACCGTACGTCTGGAAATACAACGAAAACTTTACGCACTCGTTATACTTTGGTAATAATACATGGCGCGATAACGAACAATTCGGTTTCATCGTAGACGGTCATTTTGCCAATTTGAATATGACGCAGAACGTGTTCGATAACAATCGTTGCAAGACAGGGCTGATGTCCATACGTGGAATGGAAAAACGCATAGAAATTGACAACAACAGAATCGAAAGAAACAGTGGCACCTACATGGTAGAATTCAAGGCTGACAGTCAGTCGGAAATATTGGGCGAGGTGCACGCGAGATTTTTCCTCAACGAAGTCAAGCGGAATCACTACGAGAGCATGACCAGAGGTTTTCACCAGATGTACAATACGCCGACCTACGTGGTCGGTTTTCACGGTATTCAAAAGGTGCGAGTCTTCAGAAATCTATTCGGAGATAACACGTTGGACTACGAGCTATTGGCTGGCATCAAAACAGCTAAGATAAATAACGAAGTGGATGTAAGAGAGAATTGGTGGGGCACTGCAGATTTTGGCCAAATAAG GCAAAGGATCTTCGACTTTGACGATTGGAACGATCATGCGGTGGCGAATTTCAGGCCCTACCTGACCGAAGATACGGTAGACTCTTCGATTTCGGTATCGTGGGAACAACCGATATCAATTGACTTGGATAATCTGGGCGGACGATTGACCGAAACTCTTTCACTTTATCCGCGCGAAAAGCCCTACGTCATCCGAACAGATATCACCATAATGCCCGATGCTACTTTGAACATTTACCCCGATGTCGTGATGGAGTTTGCACCGAACATTGGAATCCTTGCTCTCGGAACGTTGAAAGCTGTTGGATCCAGGGGCCATGAAATCATCATGAGACCCCTGAGTACGGAAAACCCGAATCCCGAGGCCTCGGCAAAGCGAAGTTTGCGCAACATACCACCCTTGGACAACATACGATTGTGCAAAGAAGGCAACTGCACATCTGCAACCCACgaag GTTTTTTGGAATACTTCAACCACACAACGTTGCAATGGATCCCCATATGCGACTCACGTTTTACCGAACGTAACGCGCAAGTTGCATGTCGCCAATTGGGCTATGATCCGCTGAACGTTTTTGTAACCAGCGATCGCAGATATGAGCTTCATCAAGGCTCGCTAACTCGAATCTGGTCGTGGCCGGAGCCCTTGCAG TGCGCTGGCAACGAGGAGCGTATCGAAGACTGCCAAATTCGATTGAACGGGCAATTATTCGGGCACCGTTACGAGTGCCCGTGGGACGGCCATTTCGTCTTCGTCAACTGCGGTGAAAGAAACCTGGACATCTCACGCGATTATTGGGGCGGTATTCGGATAGCTAACGGAGAATTCGAACACCATTTGTACGAGCATCGCATCCACGACGTTGTGACGCACGGTACTGTACGGAGAATTGAATCCGTACTCAAGTACGTCAACATCACTGGCGCCGGTATTTTGCACAACGAAAAATCGGCGGCTATTCAATCGATCATGAAATCCCCGGAAGTTACTCACGTCAGCATCGGTCAGAGCGCTTATCATGGAATCAACGTTATTTCCCCCACGCACACG ATTGAACTTTTGTTTAACGGGATCGATAACGTCTTGGGCAACGGTGTGAACGTTCTGTCGTTGACCGGAGAAGGTCGGGAGGGCGACGAGAGTTCATTTGCACCGATAAAAGCGTTGAACATACCTTATCATTTGTTCAGCATGATCGATATCTGTGATACCACGAAAGAAATAACTATAGAGGAACGAGTGCTCGTTTATTACAAGTACGACAACAATCCCGTCAATTGCGTGAAAATATTTAGGAGTGCTTACAGAGCGAAACCGTTCGGATTCag ATTTTTGCAATTCAATCTGTTCAATTCGACCGGGAAACCTGGTCGCGCCGATGGAATTACGTTGTACGATGGAGACATTTATAACGTGACAGCTCGGGAAATCGGGCATCTGGAAGTCGATACCGTACACGAAAAGCAATTGTTCCGAACAACAGGCCCGAGTCTTAGCGTCAGACTGTTCGCCAATGGTGCCAGCGGTGTTCACGGGTTTATAGCAGAGATCGTAACGTTGCCCATATCTGCAATAGGATTCA ATCGTGATGTTCAACACAATATATCGTATTCGATGATATCAAATTGTCGCGAGGAGGCTGTTAGATATGCAAGTGCCGGAGAAGTGAATGCAATAATGACGTTGGAGCGAAATCAAATTATAAACAACTGTGCAAAGCTCTACGGCAATATAACGACATGTAAAGCAGCTGTTACATTGGACGTCCGTAATACACAGTCCATTTATTTTCGC AATAATCTAGTGCGAGGTAATCAAGGTGGGGTGTTGATCCGAGCGGCATCCCACGGATTCGCTACATCTCTCAAAGGATGGGTCCATAACAATTTGTTTACGGACAATGTTAACAAACCTACATT ATACGTCGAAGGACGACAGAGCAGTCCTTATCAGGAAGTGACGATATTCCGAAATTATTTCACAAGAAACATAGTACCgtacgaaaataatatcgtctTAAAGCAGGTAGTCAGTAATATGACCCTGAATTACTTGCACGGAAATCTTGGAATGCATTTACTCGAGATTTCCGGATTCGAAAAAGTTCGACTGCCAATATATCAAAGTACTGCGCACAACGGATTCTACAA AAATCTTGCCGTGGACAGGGAGAGTAGGAGCACGATTATCGCAGGCACACCTGGGCAACAATACGTAGACAATGCCTTCTTCAATCCCGACAACGATTACGAAATGTCGACGATGAACAGATCGCG ACTAATCGACGAGGAATGGTATCAAAA CCAATTGGAAATGTGGACATCGCACGTGGATGCGAGACACAACTGGTGGGGTTACAACGAAACCCTAGCCGTAGGTGGTAGGATAAAGGATCGCGAAGATTCGCCGGATCTTCTTCAGGTCGATTATCAACCGTTTCACATGTCCAACAAGAGCGTTTTAACGGGCAAGTGTCCACCTGCCTGGGAACTGGTAGGGGATACgtgttacatatacataggtgcTCCCATGGACTTTTATTCGGCAAGGGACTTCTGCAGG CTGGCGAACGCGTCGATGCCGTTCATAATGGGCGAATATATCGAGCTGTGGAAATTCCTTAGAAAACAACAGACACGTTTCGATTATTCCGAACGTGTGTGGGTGCAGCAGTTGGAGAAAGTTGACCAGTGCACGATGTTCACGTACCAGACGATTGAAATCGATAACTGTATGCAGCCGAACACTTTTATTTGCGAAATTG ATCCGAGAGTGTACATCGACCCGTTGTCTTGGAGAAAAGACATAGTCGCTATCGGGGTATTGAGTGCTGCCGGAATAGCGTTGGGACTCCTAGCAGCCGCTGTTGCGTTGTGGGTGTCGAAATCAAAGAGAAGACGAGTCGAACGTCTGGAAAGGCGCAACTCTATCAGGCAATCGTTACATTCTCTTCGATCTGTGGGATCTACGTCGGGTTTTGCCGAGCTCGGTTATAGAAGGAAACCAATTTCC cggCCAAAGCGGGAGAAAAGAGTGGTTCTGGTACCACCCATGCATCAg ACGAAGCAATCCACCGATACGCTGAACTCCAGGTCCCTGGATTACAAGAAAATGATGAACAGCGGCAGCATAGATTCCATGGACAAGTCGCAGCTGAACTCGTCGATGGAAGACAATCAGAGTTACGACGTTTACGAAGCTCACAATCCCCGCTACTCACCGGGCGCAAGAACCGGCGTTGACTTCAAAGGGAGCAGTTTGAAAAAGTATAATCAAACCGGGCGTCCGATCGATCCCGGTTTCGACCTTTCCTACAGAAACGAAGGTTTCAGGAATCACTCGACCTTTGCTGCGAGGGACGATAACAACGGATGGCCGTCGGAGGGTAACGTCGGTGCCGCAACAGGTACGCCCGCTGAAAGTCCTACGGAACCGATGAACGAGCTCTCTTACCTGAACAATACCTCCACCTTGCCGTTGAATTCGAGCTTGACGACCACCGATTCCATAACCGATATGAAACGCGAGCTGGAGGTAACGTCCGCGTACAGTCCCACGGTCGACTACCCCTCGGGTATGGCCTACGATATCGAACCGTTGACTCCTGGTTCCGAACCGGTGCCGGAATATTttacccccccacccccgcacCCCTATTATTATAACGAGGAGAGGCCTAGGAGCGAAGCTCTTCTTGACGCTAATCTAGATCAAGCAGAGGATAAACCGTTACGTTCTAAAAGCGAGGCTTTACTCGAAACTAACTTTGACGTATTCACGCCTACAGAACCGACGGAATTGACCCAACTCTCGTTAGCGTCTCGCAGCAAAAGCCAGCCACTCGAAACGGCTATGTAA